A part of Fusarium oxysporum Fo47 chromosome III, complete sequence genomic DNA contains:
- a CDS encoding S-adenosyl-L-methionine-dependent methyltransferase, producing the protein MSTVDTDPVLHPDEQDTASSTTSISSSILNYRHENGRTYHRYKDGKYHLPNDQVENERLDLQHNLFLLTFGDKLGLAPPNDPGAKVGRVLDVGTGTGIWAIDYADEHPEAEVVLFPANPTRASTNCIGHISSANISSVPPNLRFIIDDIDEDWEYGQPFDYIHSRMMVFSIKNWEDYIRKIFKHPGGYVEFQETGGIILSDDGTLTPDHALSKWCNLLGEAFTKLGSTSIEFDKIKAIMQEVGFVDVVDKRFKWPTNPWPRDKKYKELGTWNHYNSSNALESLTMASFSRAHGWSRDEVIMFLVDVRKDLNNPSVHAYNPICSIYGKKPDF; encoded by the exons ATGTCGACTGTAGATACAGATCCAGTTCTTCATCCTGATGAGCAG GATAccgcttcatcaacaacgagcATCTCAAGTTCCATCTTGAACTATCGGCATGAGAACGGTAGAACTTACCATCGCTACAAAGACGGAA AATATCATCTTCCAAATGACCAGGTCGAAAATGAGCGTCTCG ACCTCCAACATAACCTTTTCCTCCTAACATTTGGAGATAAACTAGGTCTTGCTCCACCCAATGACCCCGGTGCAAAGGTTGGACGCGTACTCGACGTGGGAACGGGAACCGGAATATGGGCCATTGACTACGCTGATGAGCACCCAGAAGCTGAGGTAGTCCTCTTTCCGGCCAATCCTACTAGAGCCTCTACTAACTGCATAG GTCATATTTCTTCCGCTAACATCTCCAGTGTCCCGCCAAACCTTCGTTTTATTATTGATGATATTGACGAAGACTGGGAATATGGTCAGCCATTTGACTATATCCATAGCAGAATGATGGTCTTTAGTATTAAGAATTGGGAGGACTACATCcgcaagatcttcaagcat CCTGGTGGCTATGTTGAGTTTCAAGAGACTGGAGGTATAATTCTCTCCGACGACGGGACTCTTACCCCGGATCACGCCCTCTCCAAATGGTGTAACCTCCTCGGGGAGGCCTTTACTAAGCTCGGGAGTACGTCTATCGagttcgacaagatcaaagcTATTATGCAAGAAGTCGGTTTTGTCGATGTCGTCGACAAAAGATTCAAGTGGCCTACCAATCCGTGGCCTCGAgataagaagtataaagaATTGGGAACGTGGAATCATTATAATTCTTCGAACGCTTTGGAGTCGTTGACCATGGCATCATTTTCGAGGGCTCACGGATGGTCGCGGGATGAGGTCATTATGTTCCTTGTTGATGTGAGGAAGGATCTGAATAATCCCAGTGTTCATGCTTATAATCCAAT ATGTTCCATCTATGGAAAGAAACCTGATTTTTAA